In Magnetospirillum sp. XM-1, a single window of DNA contains:
- the terL gene encoding phage terminase large subunit has protein sequence MKSVNFPEFVWIWNQRLGLGTPRHQLRMARWLAARWHGRERELLLMAFRSSGKSTIVGLFCAWVLAVNPDLRIMVLAADFALAKKMVRNVKRIVERHPLTQGLKPRRRDQWAADQFTVNRPGELRDPSMVAKGIGANITGSRAEIVICDDVEVPNTCDSAPKRTDLRERLAEIEYVMVPGGTQLYVGTPHSFYTIYADRPRLEAGESRPFLDGFHRLELPLIDSKGRSAWPERFPPERIGNLRKRSGPNKFDSQMMLRPVNIADGRLDPDRLRLYEAELSYGEGNGVPLLTIGARRMVSAACWWDPAYGAPGKGDSSVVAALFTDEDGLYWLHRVRYLEHDPARTETDEATQLCRQVARFAADLHLPAVQLETNGLGRFLPGLLRRELGGAGISCAVIEAVAKRAKDQRIIDAFDAVLAAGALHVHRSVWDTPFIAEMREWQPGGKGRDDGLDAVAGCLLSQPVRLSRPLSAIAGRPDWRPGGRAVVAHSDFEF, from the coding sequence ATGAAATCCGTCAACTTCCCTGAATTCGTCTGGATCTGGAACCAGCGTTTGGGGCTGGGCACGCCCCGGCACCAGCTGCGCATGGCCCGCTGGCTGGCGGCGCGCTGGCATGGGCGGGAACGGGAATTGCTGCTGATGGCGTTCCGCTCCAGCGGCAAGTCCACCATCGTCGGCCTGTTCTGCGCCTGGGTGCTGGCGGTCAATCCCGACCTGCGCATCATGGTGCTGGCCGCCGACTTCGCCCTGGCCAAGAAGATGGTGCGAAACGTCAAGCGCATCGTCGAGCGCCACCCGCTGACCCAGGGATTGAAGCCCAGGCGCCGCGACCAGTGGGCTGCCGACCAGTTCACCGTCAACCGGCCGGGCGAGCTGCGCGATCCTTCCATGGTGGCCAAGGGGATCGGCGCCAACATCACCGGCTCGCGCGCCGAAATCGTCATCTGCGACGATGTGGAGGTGCCCAACACCTGCGACTCGGCGCCCAAGCGGACCGATTTGCGCGAGCGGCTGGCCGAGATCGAATACGTGATGGTGCCGGGCGGCACCCAGCTTTACGTCGGCACGCCCCATTCCTTCTACACCATCTACGCCGACCGCCCCCGGCTCGAGGCGGGCGAGAGCCGACCGTTCCTGGACGGCTTTCACCGCCTGGAACTGCCGCTGATCGATTCCAAGGGCCGCTCCGCCTGGCCCGAGCGCTTTCCGCCCGAACGCATCGGAAACCTGCGCAAGCGCTCGGGTCCCAACAAGTTCGACAGCCAGATGATGCTGCGCCCCGTCAACATCGCCGATGGCCGTCTCGACCCCGACCGCCTGCGCCTCTACGAGGCCGAGCTGTCCTATGGCGAGGGCAACGGCGTTCCGCTGCTGACCATCGGGGCCAGGCGCATGGTCTCGGCCGCCTGCTGGTGGGACCCGGCCTATGGCGCGCCCGGCAAGGGCGATTCCTCGGTGGTGGCGGCGCTGTTCACCGATGAGGACGGCCTCTACTGGCTGCACCGGGTGCGCTATCTCGAGCACGATCCCGCCCGCACCGAGACCGACGAGGCCACCCAGCTCTGCCGCCAGGTCGCCCGCTTCGCCGCCGACCTGCATCTGCCGGCGGTGCAACTGGAGACCAACGGGCTGGGCCGCTTCCTGCCCGGGCTGCTGCGCCGGGAACTGGGGGGCGCCGGCATCTCCTGCGCCGTCATCGAGGCCGTGGCCAAGCGGGCCAAGGACCAGCGCATCATCGACGCCTTCGACGCCGTGCTGGCCGCGGGCGCGCTCCACGTCCACCGCAGTGTCTGGGACACCCCCTTCATCGCCGAGATGCGCGAATGGCAGCCCGGCGGCAAGGGCCGTGACGATGGCCTGGACGCCGTCGCCGGCTGCCTCTTGTCCCAGCCGGTGCGCCTGTCGCGCCCCCTGTCCGCCATCGCCGGCCGCCCCGACTGGCGGCCCGGCGGCCGCGCGGTGGTGGCCCATTCGGATTTTGAATTCTAG
- a CDS encoding holin family protein, with amino-acid sequence MDPITIALGLAQFVPGLIRWIGGDDAEGAAKVADQVVGVAKSVTGKPSGEDALAAIKADPALALQLQQAWLAHEVELAREETRQLAEINATMRAEAASGDRYVRCWRPTFGYAVAATWTATMGAISWAIIVEPAQAPGIITALVNTAPIWGIALGVLGVAVVKRSHDKTLRG; translated from the coding sequence ATGGACCCCATCACCATCGCGCTGGGCCTCGCCCAGTTCGTCCCCGGCCTGATCCGCTGGATCGGCGGCGACGATGCGGAAGGCGCGGCCAAGGTCGCCGACCAGGTGGTCGGCGTGGCGAAAAGCGTCACCGGCAAACCGAGCGGCGAGGACGCCCTGGCCGCCATCAAGGCCGATCCCGCCCTGGCGCTGCAGCTGCAGCAGGCCTGGCTGGCCCACGAGGTCGAGCTGGCCCGCGAGGAAACCCGCCAATTGGCCGAGATCAACGCCACCATGCGGGCCGAAGCCGCCTCGGGCGACCGTTATGTCCGCTGCTGGCGGCCCACCTTCGGCTATGCCGTGGCGGCCACCTGGACCGCCACCATGGGCGCCATTTCCTGGGCCATCATCGTCGAGCCGGCCCAGGCGCCGGGCATCATCACCGCCCTGGTCAACACCGCGCCCATCTGGGGCATCGCGCTCGGCGTGCTGGGCGTCGCCGTGGTCAAGCGCAGCCACGACAAGACCCTACGCGGCTGA
- a CDS encoding ferritin family protein → MMGYSLAEFLAHAIALETEAAERYAELADMMEAHNNLETAAVFRDMARFSTLHGDEIRQRSRALELPKLMSWQYRWKTPPEVGDENDIHYLMTPYHALRYARDNEIRGMEYYKDAAANSSDPEVRRLGTDFAAEEAEHVVALDKWIEKTPRPSITWSEDADPAQSGE, encoded by the coding sequence ATGATGGGCTATTCCCTGGCAGAATTCCTGGCGCATGCCATTGCTTTGGAGACCGAGGCGGCAGAGCGCTACGCCGAGCTGGCCGACATGATGGAGGCCCACAACAACCTGGAGACCGCCGCGGTGTTCCGCGACATGGCGCGGTTCTCCACCCTGCACGGCGACGAGATCCGGCAGCGTTCGCGCGCGCTGGAACTGCCCAAGCTGATGAGCTGGCAGTATCGCTGGAAGACTCCGCCGGAGGTGGGCGACGAGAACGACATCCACTATCTGATGACGCCCTACCACGCGCTGCGCTATGCCCGCGACAACGAGATCCGCGGCATGGAGTACTACAAGGACGCCGCCGCCAATTCCTCCGACCCCGAGGTGCGGCGCCTGGGCACCGACTTCGCCGCGGAAGAGGCCGAGCACGTGGTGGCGCTCGACAAGTGGATCGAGAAGACGCCGCGCCCCTCCATCACCTGGAGCGAGGACGCCGATCCCGCCCAGTCGGGGGAATAG
- a CDS encoding dodecin, whose protein sequence is MGEHVYKIVELAGSSDKSYEDAIRNAVAKASQTIHNLRWFEVTETRGHIDKGQVAHWQVVLKVGFTLDD, encoded by the coding sequence ATGGGAGAGCACGTCTACAAGATCGTCGAACTGGCCGGCAGCTCGGACAAGAGCTACGAGGACGCCATCCGCAACGCCGTGGCCAAGGCGTCGCAGACCATCCACAATCTGCGCTGGTTCGAGGTCACCGAGACTCGCGGCCATATCGACAAGGGGCAGGTGGCCCACTGGCAGGTGGTGCTCAAGGTGGGCTTCACGCTCGACGACTGA
- the trxA gene encoding thioredoxin TrxA, whose amino-acid sequence MKVVTDSSFEAEVLKASGPVLVDFWAEWCGPCRQIAPALEELSKDRADKITVAKINIDENPGTPGKYGVRGIPTLMIFKDGQVAATKIGALPKSKLYEWVDSSL is encoded by the coding sequence ATGAAAGTTGTGACCGATTCCTCGTTCGAGGCCGAGGTGCTCAAGGCTTCCGGCCCTGTTCTGGTGGATTTCTGGGCCGAATGGTGCGGCCCCTGCCGCCAGATCGCTCCGGCGCTCGAGGAACTCTCCAAGGACAGGGCCGACAAGATCACCGTCGCCAAGATCAACATCGACGAGAATCCCGGCACCCCGGGCAAGTACGGCGTGCGCGGCATTCCCACCTTGATGATCTTCAAGGACGGCCAGGTCGCCGCCACCAAGATCGGCGCTCTGCCCAAGAGCAAGCTTTACGAATGGGTGGATTCCAGCCTGTAA
- a CDS encoding MucR family transcriptional regulator: protein MADQKVSFAARIVASYLGNHEVPIHDLSALIKATYTALAGTEAPSPVDADRPVPAVPIKKSITRDFVSCLECAKKQKMLRRHLATAHGLSVEEYRAKWSLPADYPMAAPSYAKKRSEMAIKIGLGRKPKAAVAEAGVDTVEAEKPLHTYPASRWSKPAG from the coding sequence ATGGCTGACCAAAAGGTATCTTTTGCCGCCCGCATCGTGGCTTCGTACTTGGGTAACCACGAGGTCCCCATTCACGATCTCTCCGCGCTCATCAAGGCGACCTATACAGCTTTGGCCGGGACTGAAGCGCCATCCCCAGTCGATGCGGATCGTCCAGTCCCGGCAGTACCTATCAAAAAGTCCATAACGCGCGATTTTGTCAGCTGCCTTGAGTGTGCCAAGAAGCAGAAGATGCTTAGGCGCCATTTGGCGACCGCGCATGGCCTCTCTGTCGAGGAATATCGGGCCAAATGGTCTTTACCAGCCGATTACCCCATGGCCGCCCCAAGCTACGCCAAAAAGCGCTCGGAGATGGCCATTAAGATTGGCCTTGGGCGGAAACCCAAGGCTGCTGTGGCAGAGGCGGGCGTCGATACGGTAGAGGCGGAGAAGCCGCTCCACACCTATCCTGCATCCCGGTGGTCGAAGCCTGCGGGGTGA
- a CDS encoding primase-helicase family protein, whose translation MNTSIDAKIQDLTIQAEQLKVARKTAAQADKQAAAALREQQRLDLERRIKEIIQRQDYRYIRGQGCYVERSPAGWGFLNKQALQNSHAELQSSEGFMLFTKILEADGRIYRDITATFDQAPEQHLNLIDRRDWVQPNVDDVHPFFNYLTWTLSGENEEAQDHIEHVIARKYLRPEDFTIPCMVFYPQGGIGKNVFVDNVLCTIFGRHQVASVSTDNVSGSFNGVIAGKTIVFIDESQNDKLDMEKMKRLVGNRYVVINEKFQRPYQVENTALYLIGGNDIRGVIRVGHDNSDRRWSVIKASRPMPEVIADLRGITIDEAKLWISENIWVTRDAREVGRWLHNILVRHKDKGAPSAYHGEDFNELASNQRPAWEMVAHEVFGDEAFTYVSAPKLHEMVSIFTKQFFPNSRVPNVNDLRACVSSWLGKHPEFGVGPEIRKVNLTNLGGDRTISSTSAWVRGNGSSCERVNIVEKWVSCGSWRAEEDAINHDPEPVEDMLKRFKNRGLSVVN comes from the coding sequence ATGAACACCTCCATTGACGCCAAAATCCAAGACCTTACGATCCAGGCTGAACAACTGAAGGTTGCCAGGAAGACTGCGGCCCAGGCGGATAAGCAGGCTGCTGCCGCGCTGCGCGAGCAGCAACGGCTGGACCTTGAACGTCGGATCAAGGAGATCATTCAGCGACAGGACTATCGCTACATCCGGGGCCAAGGCTGCTATGTCGAACGAAGCCCGGCCGGTTGGGGATTTCTCAATAAGCAGGCCTTGCAAAACAGCCACGCCGAACTCCAATCGAGTGAGGGATTTATGCTCTTCACCAAGATCTTGGAGGCGGATGGCCGCATTTACCGCGATATCACCGCCACCTTCGATCAGGCGCCGGAGCAGCACCTCAATCTCATTGACCGGCGCGACTGGGTCCAGCCCAACGTCGATGATGTTCACCCATTTTTTAATTATCTCACCTGGACTTTATCCGGCGAAAATGAGGAGGCGCAGGACCACATTGAGCATGTGATTGCTCGCAAATATCTACGGCCGGAGGATTTCACCATCCCCTGCATGGTGTTTTATCCGCAAGGAGGAATTGGCAAAAATGTCTTTGTCGACAACGTCCTTTGCACAATTTTCGGACGGCACCAAGTGGCTTCCGTCAGTACAGATAATGTATCAGGTTCGTTTAATGGCGTTATTGCTGGAAAAACGATCGTATTTATCGACGAAAGTCAGAATGATAAGTTGGACATGGAAAAGATGAAGCGACTTGTCGGAAACCGATATGTTGTCATCAACGAAAAATTTCAGCGACCATATCAAGTTGAAAACACGGCACTATACCTAATTGGCGGAAATGATATTCGGGGTGTAATTCGAGTTGGCCATGACAATAGCGACCGCCGTTGGTCGGTAATCAAAGCATCGAGACCCATGCCAGAGGTTATTGCCGACTTGCGAGGTATCACCATCGACGAGGCAAAGTTGTGGATCTCAGAAAACATCTGGGTCACTCGAGACGCCCGCGAGGTTGGGCGCTGGCTGCACAACATTCTTGTCCGACACAAGGATAAGGGTGCTCCGAGCGCCTATCATGGTGAAGATTTCAATGAATTGGCCAGCAACCAACGGCCAGCCTGGGAAATGGTGGCCCATGAGGTTTTCGGCGATGAAGCCTTTACCTATGTGTCAGCCCCCAAATTGCACGAGATGGTGAGCATCTTCACCAAGCAGTTCTTCCCAAACTCGCGGGTTCCAAATGTCAACGATTTGCGGGCATGCGTCAGTTCTTGGCTCGGAAAGCATCCCGAGTTCGGCGTGGGTCCGGAGATCCGGAAGGTCAACCTGACCAACCTCGGCGGGGATCGGACGATCTCTTCGACCAGCGCCTGGGTCCGGGGGAATGGAAGTAGCTGCGAACGGGTGAATATCGTCGAAAAATGGGTCAGTTGCGGTTCATGGCGAGCAGAAGAGGATGCCATCAATCATGACCCGGAACCGGTTGAGGACATGCTCAAGCGATTCAAAAATCGGGGCCTGTCCGTGGTTAACTGA